Part of the Streptomyces sp. NBC_01353 genome, GCCCACGAAGTCCCGCAGACCGGCCCCCTCTCCGACCTGGGTGAAGTCGCGCTCCACCCGTCCGGCCAGCTTCGTCAGCCGGAGCAGAGAGCCGACCGTCGAGCCGTTGAGGTCGGTGATCCACAGCCGGGCCGGGGGCCGCCGCGGGTCGTCCCACTCGCCGAGCAGCAGCAGCGGACGCATCCGTTCCCCCGCGGGCGCCGGCAGCGCGACCCGCACCACCGTCGCCAGCGACGTACGCGAGGTCCGCGAGCCGGACGCGGTGTCCAGCCAGCCCACCGGGCGGCGCAGGCCCTTGAGCGACTCCAGGATCTGCTGGGCCGGCAGCGGCCCGGCGCCGAAGCCGGGCAGCGCCCGGTCCGCGACCGCGAGGCGGCACGTCGCGCCGATCCGGGCGACGACCGGAACACCCGCGCCGGCCAGCCGGTTCAGCGCCGCCCGCCCCGCGCCGCCGCGGATGTCGAGCAGCACCGGCTTGCGGGTGACGTCCTGCCAGCGCGCCGTGTCGAGCGCCGCCGCGACCGCGCACTCCTCCATCGTCTCCTCGCCCGCGCCCTCCGGAACCTCCGCCCGGTCGCGCCGGGTCCGGTCCTTCACCCACGGATCGGGCAGGAACAGCCGCCAGTTGACCGGAACGCTCAGTTCCTCCGCGGCGAACCACACCCCGAACGCCTGCTGGCCCCGGAAGACCTGCCCGCGCTCGGGGTCGAACCGGCGGTCCACGCCCACCGAGTGCTCGCCGGCCTTCGGTATCGGCATCGACCGCACCACCCACGCCTGCGGGCAGCTGTTCTGCTCCAGGAACCCGGCGAGCGCGGCCCGCATCGGCCGCCAGTCCCAGGTGGAGCTGGAGATGAAGTGGTGCAGGCTCTGCTCGGCGGCCGGCCCGCCGATCTGCGCGGCGATGTTACGGATGGACTTGCGGCCCTGTGCGGTCAGCAGCCCCCGAAGATACTGCTCCGCCTTCAGCCGCTGGTCCCGCCGGGGGAACCCCGAGAAGAGCGTGGCACAGAGCTCGTCGTAGACATCGTCGGCCACCGCGTTCCGGTACGCCGCGGAGCGCGGCACGTGCCCGGTGCGGTGCTGGATTCCCAGTGGATCGAAAAGGGTCCTGCTCTTGGTTGCGACGGATGTACTCACGACACTCCTGCCTACGGTTTTGCAGCTCCCTCCAGCTGCACCTCCACGGTCTCGCCCCGGCGTCCGTGGCACGAGGTGTACCCGGCACCCCACTGGGCCGCCGGATGGTGGTCGGACCACCGTCACCGGCCCGGGGAGTGCCGCAGCAGGTGTCGGACTCAGGTCGGACGGGGGGTGGGGTGTGGCCGGACCACCAGAGGGCCGCGCGACGGGTCGCAGGGGCGGCATACCGGTAGGGGGATCTGACAGACTCCGCGTCCCGGCTTTGACCGCCATGTCGACCGGGCCGACCATCGCTGAACGAGGCGGCACGGGCCGGCCCCTGGTTAATGCCCCAGGCCAGGGACCGCGCCTGTCCGCCTCGCTCACGTCGCGGGGGCGCTCTCGGCCCGTTCCGCTTATGCGCGCCCTCCGGGTATGCGCCGGCCTACGCGCCGGCGCTCGTGCCGACTACGCGTCGGCCTTCACGCCACTACGCGCGAGTCTCCGCACCGGCCTACGCGCCGACCTACGTGCCGCTCTACGCGTCGGCCTTTTCGCCGCTCTTCGCGTCGCGCGCCGCCACCCTGGCCGCATGGGTCGGGCCCGCCGGCACCCCGGCAGGGCGCAGGCTCTCCATCTCCTTGCGCAGCACCGGGACGACCTCCTCGCCGAGCAGATCGAGCTGCTCCAGGACCGTCTTCAGCGGCAGGCCGCCGCTGTCCACGAGGAACAACTGCCGCTGGTAGTCGCCCACGTACTCGCGGAACGACATCGTGCGGTCGATGACCTCCTGCGGAGACCCGACGGTCAGCGGGGTCTCGCGCGTGTACTCCTCCAGGGACGGACCGTGGCCGTAGACGGGCGCGTTGTCGAAGTACGGCCTGAACTCCCGTACCGCGTCCTGGGAGTTCTTGCGCATGAACACATGGCCGCCCAGACCGACGACGGCCTGCTCGGGCGTGCCGTGCCCGTAGTGCGCGAACCTCTTCCGGTAGAGGCCGACCATCCTGGCCGTGTGCTGCTTGGGCCAGAAGATGTGGTTGGCGAAGAAGCCGTCGCCGTAGTACGCGGCCTGCTCGGCGATCTCGGGGGAGCGGATGGAGCCGTGCCAGACGAACGGCGGGACGCCGTCCAGCGGTCGCGGCGTCGAGGTGAAGCCCTGGAGAGCCGTACGGAAGCGGCCCTCCCAGTTCACCACGTCCTCCCGCCACAGCCGGTGCAGCAGCGCGTAGTTCTCGACGGCCAACGGGATGCCCTGGCGGATGTCCTGCCCGAACCACGGGTACACCGGGCCGGTGTTGCCGCGCCCCATCATCAGATCGACGCGTCCGTCCGCGAGGTGCTGGAGCATCGCGAAGTCCTCGGCGATCTTCACCGGGTCGTTGGTGGTGATGAGCGTCGTGGACGTGGAGAGGATCAGCCGCTCCGTACGGGCAGCTATGTGCCCGAGGAGGGTCGTCGGGGAGGACGGCACGAACGGCGGGTTGTGGTGCTCGCCGGTTGCGA contains:
- a CDS encoding transposase, whose amino-acid sequence is MQHRTGHVPRSAAYRNAVADDVYDELCATLFSGFPRRDQRLKAEQYLRGLLTAQGRKSIRNIAAQIGGPAAEQSLHHFISSSTWDWRPMRAALAGFLEQNSCPQAWVVRSMPIPKAGEHSVGVDRRFDPERGQVFRGQQAFGVWFAAEELSVPVNWRLFLPDPWVKDRTRRDRAEVPEGAGEETMEECAVAAALDTARWQDVTRKPVLLDIRGGAGRAALNRLAGAGVPVVARIGATCRLAVADRALPGFGAGPLPAQQILESLKGLRRPVGWLDTASGSRTSRTSLATVVRVALPAPAGERMRPLLLLGEWDDPRRPPARLWITDLNGSTVGSLLRLTKLAGRVERDFTQVGEGAGLRDFVGRSFRGWHRHITLASAAHAATVLATDWDAAYGSAG
- a CDS encoding LLM class flavin-dependent oxidoreductase is translated as MQFGIFTVGDRTTDPTDGTTPGEYERIKAMVAIARKAEEVGLDVFATGEHHNPPFVPSSPTTLLGHIAARTERLILSTSTTLITTNDPVKIAEDFAMLQHLADGRVDLMMGRGNTGPVYPWFGQDIRQGIPLAVENYALLHRLWREDVVNWEGRFRTALQGFTSTPRPLDGVPPFVWHGSIRSPEIAEQAAYYGDGFFANHIFWPKQHTARMVGLYRKRFAHYGHGTPEQAVVGLGGHVFMRKNSQDAVREFRPYFDNAPVYGHGPSLEEYTRETPLTVGSPQEVIDRTMSFREYVGDYQRQLFLVDSGGLPLKTVLEQLDLLGEEVVPVLRKEMESLRPAGVPAGPTHAARVAARDAKSGEKADA